In Pseudomonas deceptionensis, a single window of DNA contains:
- the ngg gene encoding N-acetylglutaminylglutamine synthetase: MKPLATAYSQRLLRGQTPSYERLQARFAEDGSPLDALPVAVHCGWGRLLIGHTFPNPASLANELLNEQPGERDIALYVAAPQQVLAQSPQQLFLDPSDTLRLWFTDYRPATRVFRGFRIRRAQSEADWSAINTLYQARSMLPIDPALLTARHQGGPVYWMAEDEDSGAVIGSVMGLNHHTAFHDPENGSSLWCLAVDPQCSRPGVGEVLVRHLIEHFMSRGLSYLDLSVLHDNAQAKSLYAKLGFRTLSTFAIKRKNGINQPLFLGPGPEAGLNPYARILVEEAYKRGIDVQIDDAAAGLFTLSQGGRRIRCRESLSDLTSAISMSLCQDKRLTHSILSNAGLNMPAQQLAGTADDNLAFLECHSRVVVKPVDGEQGNGVAVDLDSIEQVQQAIEAARAFDSRVLLESFHEGLDLRIVVIGFDVVAAAIRRPAQVMGDGLHSVHQLIEAQSRRRQAATEGESRIPLDAETLRSVRAAGYEYESIVPAGQLVAVRRTANLHTGGCLEDVTDILHPVLAAAAVRAARALDIPVVGLDLMVPAADQPEYVFIEANERAGLANHEPQPTAERFIDLLFPHSQPAP, from the coding sequence ATGAAACCCCTCGCTACAGCTTATAGCCAGCGCTTGCTGCGTGGCCAGACACCGTCTTATGAACGCCTGCAGGCGCGCTTTGCCGAAGACGGCAGCCCGCTAGATGCACTGCCCGTGGCCGTGCATTGCGGATGGGGGCGATTGCTGATTGGGCATACCTTCCCCAACCCCGCCAGTCTGGCGAATGAGTTGCTCAATGAACAACCCGGCGAGCGCGACATTGCGCTGTACGTCGCCGCACCCCAGCAGGTCTTGGCCCAGTCGCCGCAACAGCTGTTTCTCGATCCATCGGACACTTTGCGCCTGTGGTTTACCGACTACCGCCCTGCCACCCGTGTGTTTCGCGGCTTCCGTATACGCCGCGCGCAAAGTGAAGCGGACTGGAGCGCGATCAACACCTTGTATCAGGCGCGCTCAATGCTGCCCATCGACCCGGCGCTGCTCACGGCGCGGCACCAGGGCGGCCCGGTCTACTGGATGGCGGAGGATGAGGACAGCGGCGCGGTGATTGGCAGTGTCATGGGCTTGAATCACCACACCGCCTTTCATGACCCAGAGAATGGCAGCAGCCTCTGGTGTCTGGCGGTAGACCCGCAGTGCTCACGACCCGGTGTCGGTGAAGTGCTGGTACGGCACCTGATCGAGCACTTTATGAGTCGCGGCTTGAGCTACCTTGACCTGTCCGTGCTGCATGACAACGCCCAGGCGAAAAGCCTCTACGCCAAGCTGGGCTTTCGCACCCTCTCGACCTTTGCCATCAAGCGTAAAAACGGCATCAACCAACCGCTGTTTCTGGGCCCCGGGCCTGAAGCGGGGCTCAACCCCTACGCCCGCATTCTGGTGGAGGAAGCTTACAAACGCGGGATCGATGTGCAAATTGACGACGCGGCCGCCGGGCTGTTCACCCTCAGTCAGGGCGGGCGGCGGATTCGTTGCCGCGAATCATTGAGCGACCTGACCAGCGCCATCAGCATGAGCCTGTGTCAGGACAAGCGCCTGACCCACAGCATCCTGAGCAATGCCGGGCTGAACATGCCTGCCCAGCAGCTGGCGGGCACCGCCGATGACAATCTGGCGTTTCTTGAGTGCCATTCCCGGGTGGTGGTCAAGCCGGTGGATGGCGAGCAAGGCAATGGCGTGGCGGTGGACCTGGACAGCATCGAACAGGTGCAACAGGCCATCGAGGCAGCCCGGGCATTCGACAGCCGGGTGCTGCTGGAAAGCTTTCACGAGGGGCTCGACCTGCGGATTGTGGTGATTGGCTTCGACGTGGTTGCCGCCGCCATACGCCGCCCCGCGCAGGTAATGGGGGACGGCCTGCACAGCGTCCACCAACTGATTGAAGCCCAAAGCCGTCGCCGCCAGGCGGCGACCGAAGGTGAAAGCCGGATTCCGCTGGATGCCGAAACCCTGCGCAGCGTGCGAGCTGCAGGCTATGAATACGAGAGCATTGTGCCAGCCGGTCAGTTAGTGGCCGTGCGCCGCACCGCCAATCTGCACACCGGTGGTTGCCTTGAAGACGTGACCGACATCTTGCACCCGGTCCTGGCTGCCGCCGCCGTTCGCGCCGCGCGAGCGCTGGATATCCCGGTGGTCGGGCTGGACCTGATGGTCCCTGCCGCCGACCAGCCCGAGTATGTGTTTATCGAAGCCAACGAACGGGCCGGCCTGGCCAATCATGAACCGCAGCCCACTGCCGAACGCTTTATCGATTTGCTCTTCCCCCACAGTCAGCCCGCGCCTTAA